One window from the genome of Nicotiana tomentosiformis chromosome 5, ASM39032v3, whole genome shotgun sequence encodes:
- the LOC138892124 gene encoding uncharacterized protein has product MRQESTPCTIGAPTGRTLAFSSIPMAIHEMGDGYSRVIVARSRKGPNQKIGEREVADFLWENIIFRFGIPNEIVIGSKVIKFLEDLKIKRITSSPYHLSAYGQAESTNNVIIQKLKKRLETAKDEEANNKALLVKLELLDERRHLAYIRMMVHKQRIKRFYNWRDNLRYFKVGDLILRKVTHNTREINIGKLSPAWEGPYRVLAVTGKGSYEMENQDGVKLPSNWNVTHLKRYYC; this is encoded by the exons ATGCGACAAGAGTCAACGCCATGCACAATTGGTGCACCAACTGGCAGAACTCTTGCATTCAGTagtatccccatggccattcatgaaatgggggatggatatagtcGGGTCATTGTCGCCAGGTCTCGGAAAG GTCCTAACCAGAAGATAGGTGAGCGCGAAGTGGCCGACTTCctgtgggaaaacataattttCCGGTTTGGAATACCAAATGAGATTGTCATAGGCTCCAAAGTCATAAAGTTTCTTGAAGacctgaaaatcaaaaggatTACATCTTCGCCATACCATCTGAGCGCTTATGGACAGGCGGAATCGACCAACAATGTGATCATTCAAAAACTCAAAAAGAGGTTAGAAACAGCTAAAG ACGAAGAAGCAAATAATAAGGCATTGCTGGTAAAGCTGGAATTACTTGATGAACGTAGGCACTTGGCATATATAAGAATGATGGTGCATAAGCAGAGGATAAAAAGGTTCTATAACTGGAGGGACAATCTCCGCTACTTTAAAGTAGGAGACTTGATTTTGAGGAAAGTAACCCATAACACTAGAGAAATCAACATCGGGAAGCTGAGTCCGGCGTGGGAAGGCCCCTATCGGGTTTTGGCTGTAACCGGTAAAGGATCATACGAGatggaaaatca